In Luteipulveratus mongoliensis, the DNA window ATCCGGCCTCGAACACCGCGTTGGGGAAGTACTTCTCCAGCGGGGTACTTACTTTCATATCCGTACCTTACTTCAAAGTGGGTACTAACTATTGGGAAGCGCTTGGAGTCATGGGTCGTTCGACATCGATGACAGCAGTCACCACCTGGAAGGAACCCTCATGACCATCCTCGTCACCGGTGCGACCGGCCACCTCGGAGCCCTCGCGATCACCGAGCTGATTGACCGTGGCACTCCTGCGTCCGAGATCGCGGCCCTCGTACGCGACCCCGCCAAGGCGAGCGAGCTCACCGCACTCGGCGTCGACGTACGCGTCGGCTCGTACGACGATCCGGCCACTCTCGACGTCGCGCTCAAGGGCATCGACCGCGTTCTGCTCGTGTCAGGTAGCGAGATCGGCCGCCGAGTCCCACAGCACCAGAACGTCATCGACGCGGCCGTTCGCGCCGGCGTCTCGCTCGTCGCCTACACCAGTGCACCCCGTGCTGATGTCTCGCCGCTGGAACTGGCGAAGGAGCACTGGGCGACCGAGCAGGCCCTCGCCGCCTCGGGCCTGCCGCACGTCGTGCTGCGCAACAGCTGGTACCTGGAGAACTACACCAACCAGATCGCCACCCACGTGGAGCATGGCGCCGTCCTCGGTGCGGCAGGCGACGGCCGCGTCTCGGCTGCGGCACAGGCTGACTACGCGGCAGCCGCGGCGGTCGTCGTCGCCGAGGACGGCCACGCCGGTCAGGTCTACGAGCTGG includes these proteins:
- a CDS encoding SDR family oxidoreductase; its protein translation is MTILVTGATGHLGALAITELIDRGTPASEIAALVRDPAKASELTALGVDVRVGSYDDPATLDVALKGIDRVLLVSGSEIGRRVPQHQNVIDAAVRAGVSLVAYTSAPRADVSPLELAKEHWATEQALAASGLPHVVLRNSWYLENYTNQIATHVEHGAVLGAAGDGRVSAAAQADYAAAAAVVVAEDGHAGQVYELGGDTAFTLTEYAAEVASAADAPVEYRDLTPTDYAAALVSAGLPEPYAEILADSDAGLKEGALLVETGDLSRLIGRPTRSLAEAVRIAAA